In the Alkaliphilus oremlandii OhILAs genome, one interval contains:
- the rplR gene encoding 50S ribosomal protein L18 yields MFKKVSKNANRLSRHQRVRNKITGTPERPRLNVYRSLTNIYVQLIDDVAGKTLVAASSLDKEIKDQVSATGNAEAAKLVGQLVGKRALEKGIDTVTFDRGGNIYHGRIQALAEGAREAGLKF; encoded by the coding sequence GTGTTTAAAAAAGTGAGCAAAAACGCGAACAGATTATCTAGACATCAAAGAGTTCGTAATAAAATTACTGGAACTCCTGAGCGTCCAAGATTAAATGTATACAGAAGCTTAACAAACATCTATGTTCAATTAATTGACGATGTGGCTGGAAAAACACTAGTTGCCGCTTCATCTTTAGACAAAGAAATTAAAGATCAAGTGAGCGCAACTGGAAATGCAGAAGCTGCTAAATTAGTTGGCCAATTAGTTGGAAAAAGAGCTTTAGAAAAAGGAATCGATACAGTAACATTTGACCGTGGTGGAAATATTTATCATGGTAGAATACAAGCTTTAGCTGAAGGTGCTAGAGAAGCTGGGCTTAAGTTTTAA
- the rpsE gene encoding 30S ribosomal protein S5 produces MHNKRIDASQLELKEQVVDIKRVTKVVKGGRNFRFSALVIVGDENGYVGVGSGKAMEIPDAIRKGIEDAKKNLIHVPIVGTTVPHETIGIFGAGNVLIMPAKEGTGIIAGGPVRTVLELAGFKDVRAKSLGTNNAKNMVNAAINGLSQLKRAEEVAKLRGKSVEELLG; encoded by the coding sequence ATGCACAACAAGCGAATCGATGCTAGCCAGCTTGAATTAAAAGAGCAGGTTGTTGATATAAAACGTGTTACAAAGGTTGTAAAAGGTGGTAGAAACTTTAGATTTTCAGCCCTAGTTATCGTTGGAGATGAAAACGGTTATGTTGGAGTTGGTTCCGGTAAAGCTATGGAGATTCCTGATGCGATAAGAAAAGGAATTGAAGACGCTAAGAAGAACCTTATTCATGTGCCAATTGTTGGGACTACTGTTCCTCACGAGACAATTGGAATATTTGGTGCTGGTAATGTTCTAATCATGCCTGCAAAAGAAGGTACAGGAATCATTGCTGGTGGACCAGTACGTACTGTATTAGAATTAGCTGGTTTCAAAGATGTTAGAGCAAAATCTTTAGGAACAAACAATGCTAAGAACATGGTAAATGCAGCAATTAATGGATTAAGCCAGTTAAAGAGAGCTGAAGAAGTAGCGAAACTAAGAGGTAAGTCCGTAGAAGAACTCTTAGGTTAG
- a CDS encoding KOW domain-containing RNA-binding protein: protein MELTDFNIGQIVQSKSGRDRGKYFIVFARLDEEHILIVDGSLRKVDQPKKKKIKHVAKVNRVSEETREAILNNKVVNDAFVRRELKKLGFNS, encoded by the coding sequence ATGGAACTTACTGACTTCAACATAGGGCAAATAGTTCAATCGAAATCTGGAAGAGATCGAGGTAAGTATTTTATTGTATTTGCCAGACTGGATGAAGAACATATCTTAATCGTAGATGGTTCTTTAAGAAAAGTAGATCAGCCTAAGAAAAAAAAGATAAAACACGTGGCTAAAGTAAATAGAGTTTCTGAGGAAACGAGAGAAGCTATTTTAAATAATAAAGTTGTGAATGATGCCTTTGTACGTAGAGAGCTGAAGAAGCTAGGTTTTAATTCCTAG
- the rpmJ gene encoding 50S ribosomal protein L36 has product MKVRPSVKPICEKCKIIKRGGRVMVICENPKHKQKQG; this is encoded by the coding sequence ATGAAGGTTAGACCATCGGTAAAACCAATTTGCGAAAAGTGCAAAATCATTAAAAGAGGCGGCAGAGTTATGGTTATCTGCGAAAATCCTAAGCACAAGCAAAAACAAGGTTAA
- the infA gene encoding translation initiation factor IF-1: MSKQDVIELEGVVKEALPNAMFIVTLENGHEVLGHISGKLRMNFIRILPGDKVTVELSPYDLSRGRITWRKK; the protein is encoded by the coding sequence ATGTCAAAACAAGATGTAATTGAATTAGAAGGTGTAGTGAAAGAAGCATTACCAAATGCGATGTTCATTGTTACGCTAGAAAATGGTCATGAGGTTTTAGGTCATATATCTGGAAAATTAAGAATGAATTTTATTAGGATTCTACCTGGAGACAAAGTTACTGTAGAGTTATCTCCATATGATTTATCTCGTGGTAGAATAACATGGCGAAAGAAGTAG
- the secY gene encoding preprotein translocase subunit SecY — protein MIQTLKNAWKIPDLRRKILYTFMMLAIFRLGSVIPVPGVDINYVKSIVNNAGLLSFFDLVSGGAFGNMTIFALSISPYITSSIIMQLLTIAIPSLEALAKEGEEGSKKIAQYQRYATIILALIQATGISVGLFRGALINQDTFSIIVVILTLTAGTAFLMWLGEQITEKGIGNGISLLIFAGIIASLPSSLFTTFALTKAGQINPLAIILFIVIAIAMIVAVVAIEAGTRKIPVQYAKRVVGRKMYGGQSSHIPLKVNQSGVMPVIFAMSLLQFPHTIAYFIGSEGGFAKFLNTWLSPTGMPGVFIYNLLSAVLIIFFTYFYTAITFNPVEISNNMKQNGGFIPGIRPGKPTADYINKILTRITLSGAVFLAIITIVPTIVLGITHIPISFGGTTIIIIVGVALETMKQIEAQLLMRHYQGFLK, from the coding sequence GTGATCCAAACCTTAAAAAATGCTTGGAAAATCCCAGATTTACGTAGGAAAATCCTATACACATTCATGATGCTAGCCATATTTCGGCTAGGATCTGTTATTCCAGTACCAGGTGTAGATATTAATTATGTAAAGAGCATTGTGAATAATGCTGGATTACTTTCATTCTTCGACCTAGTTTCTGGAGGAGCCTTTGGTAATATGACGATTTTTGCACTAAGCATTTCACCATACATTACATCCTCAATCATTATGCAATTGCTAACCATCGCAATCCCTAGCTTAGAAGCACTGGCGAAGGAAGGCGAAGAAGGTAGCAAAAAAATCGCTCAATATCAAAGATATGCTACGATTATACTAGCTTTAATACAAGCTACTGGTATCAGTGTTGGTCTTTTCAGAGGCGCACTAATCAACCAAGATACATTTAGTATTATTGTAGTAATTCTTACATTAACTGCGGGTACTGCATTCTTAATGTGGCTAGGAGAGCAGATTACAGAAAAAGGAATTGGAAATGGTATTTCACTTCTTATTTTCGCTGGTATTATTGCGTCTCTACCAAGCTCACTGTTCACTACATTTGCATTAACGAAAGCAGGCCAAATAAATCCTTTAGCTATTATTCTGTTTATTGTGATAGCAATCGCTATGATCGTTGCAGTAGTAGCTATTGAAGCAGGAACAAGAAAAATTCCAGTGCAATATGCCAAAAGAGTTGTTGGTAGAAAAATGTATGGCGGACAAAGTTCACATATTCCTTTAAAAGTGAATCAATCTGGAGTTATGCCAGTAATCTTTGCAATGTCACTTTTACAGTTTCCACATACAATTGCTTACTTTATAGGCTCCGAAGGTGGATTTGCTAAATTCTTAAACACTTGGTTATCACCAACTGGTATGCCAGGAGTGTTTATATATAACCTTTTAAGTGCAGTATTAATCATATTCTTTACTTATTTCTATACTGCAATTACATTTAATCCTGTAGAAATATCCAACAATATGAAGCAAAATGGTGGATTTATACCAGGTATCAGACCAGGTAAGCCTACAGCAGATTATATCAATAAGATTCTAACAAGAATCACTTTATCAGGAGCAGTGTTCTTAGCAATCATAACCATTGTTCCTACAATTGTTCTTGGCATAACACATATTCCAATATCCTTTGGAGGAACAACAATCATTATTATTGTTGGGGTTGCCTTAGAAACAATGAAACAAATAGAAGCACAACTCTTAATGAGACACTACCAAGGATTCTTAAAATAA
- the map gene encoding type I methionyl aminopeptidase — translation MIYIKSRQEIELMREAGKIVAEAHELVREAIKPGITTMELDQIVETHILKRGAIPAFKGYGGFPASTCTSVNHEVVHGIPGLKRLEEGDILSVDIGALYKGYYGDSAKTHAIGKISPRAEELIEVTRQSFYEGIKFAKLGYRLSDISHAIQTYVESKGFSVVRNYVGHGIGTSMHEEPQIPNYGPPGKGPRLKEGMVLAIEPMINIGTYEVKVLSDGWTVVTLDGEYSAHYEHTVAITDDEPEILTLL, via the coding sequence ATGATATATATAAAATCTCGTCAGGAAATTGAATTAATGCGAGAGGCTGGTAAAATCGTCGCTGAAGCCCATGAACTTGTGAGAGAGGCAATTAAACCTGGAATTACTACAATGGAACTAGACCAAATCGTAGAAACTCATATCCTTAAAAGAGGAGCAATCCCTGCATTTAAAGGATATGGAGGTTTTCCAGCAAGCACATGTACTTCCGTTAATCATGAAGTGGTTCATGGTATCCCTGGATTAAAAAGATTAGAAGAAGGCGATATTCTTAGCGTAGATATCGGCGCACTCTATAAAGGTTATTATGGCGATTCTGCAAAAACTCATGCCATTGGGAAAATCAGTCCGCGAGCGGAAGAACTCATAGAGGTAACGAGACAAAGCTTCTATGAAGGAATTAAGTTCGCTAAGTTAGGCTACAGATTATCCGATATATCCCATGCTATACAAACCTATGTAGAAAGCAAGGGTTTTTCAGTAGTTAGAAACTATGTAGGCCATGGAATCGGTACAAGTATGCACGAAGAACCTCAAATTCCAAACTACGGGCCACCGGGAAAAGGTCCTAGATTAAAGGAAGGTATGGTTCTAGCAATTGAACCAATGATTAACATAGGAACCTATGAAGTTAAAGTGCTTTCGGACGGCTGGACAGTTGTAACATTAGATGGTGAATACTCAGCACATTACGAGCATACTGTAGCAATTACAGATGACGAACCTGAGATTCTTACACTGTTGTAG
- the rplF gene encoding 50S ribosomal protein L6, whose amino-acid sequence MSRIGLRPIEIPQGVEVKIDEKNFAVVKGPKGTLEQQLSKDMEIKIEENVINVVRPTDNKKHKSLHGLTRTLLSNMVEGVTKGYEKKLELVGVGYRANKQGDKLVLTLGFSHPIEMVDPEGITVEVPSQTEIFVKGINKQVVGNYAAKIRELRKPEPYKGKGVKYANEVIRRKVGKTGK is encoded by the coding sequence ATGTCAAGAATAGGGTTAAGACCAATTGAAATACCGCAAGGTGTTGAAGTTAAAATAGATGAAAAGAACTTTGCTGTTGTAAAAGGACCAAAAGGTACTTTAGAACAACAATTAAGCAAAGATATGGAAATAAAAATTGAAGAAAACGTAATTAACGTTGTAAGACCTACTGATAACAAAAAACATAAATCATTACATGGTTTAACAAGAACTCTACTTTCTAACATGGTAGAAGGTGTAACAAAGGGTTACGAAAAGAAATTAGAATTAGTAGGTGTTGGATATAGAGCAAACAAGCAAGGAGATAAGCTTGTATTAACTCTTGGTTTCTCTCATCCAATTGAAATGGTTGATCCAGAAGGGATCACTGTAGAAGTTCCTTCTCAAACTGAAATCTTTGTTAAAGGAATCAATAAGCAAGTTGTAGGAAACTACGCTGCTAAAATTAGAGAATTAAGAAAACCTGAGCCATACAAAGGTAAGGGAGTTAAATACGCTAATGAGGTAATTAGACGTAAAGTAGGTAAGACAGGTAAGTAA
- the rpmD gene encoding 50S ribosomal protein L30, giving the protein MAKVSIKLTKSVIGTKPNQRKTVEALGLKKIGQVTEKEMTPQLRGMIDVVQHLVEVKEI; this is encoded by the coding sequence ATGGCAAAGGTAAGTATAAAACTAACAAAAAGTGTGATTGGTACAAAGCCTAATCAAAGAAAAACAGTTGAAGCTTTAGGCCTTAAGAAAATAGGTCAAGTGACTGAAAAAGAAATGACTCCTCAACTTAGAGGGATGATAGACGTAGTACAACATTTAGTAGAAGTAAAGGAAATATAA
- the rplO gene encoding 50S ribosomal protein L15: protein MKLHELRPAEGAVRDRKRKGRGTASGLGKTAGRGSNGQKARSGGGVRPGFEGGQMPLYRRLPKRGFTNIFANVYNEINIDRLNAFENGTVVTAELLKETGVIKKIEKDGIKILGNGNLEKSLTVQAQKFTKSAIEKIEAAGGKAEVM, encoded by the coding sequence ATGAAACTACATGAACTTAGACCTGCAGAAGGTGCCGTTAGAGACAGAAAAAGAAAAGGTAGAGGTACTGCAAGCGGTCTTGGAAAAACTGCTGGTCGTGGATCAAATGGTCAAAAAGCGCGTAGTGGCGGTGGAGTAAGACCGGGTTTTGAGGGAGGACAAATGCCTCTTTACAGAAGATTACCAAAACGTGGATTTACTAACATATTCGCAAATGTTTACAATGAAATTAATATTGATAGATTAAATGCTTTCGAAAATGGAACTGTAGTTACAGCAGAGCTTTTAAAAGAAACTGGCGTTATCAAAAAAATAGAAAAAGACGGAATCAAGATTCTAGGTAATGGCAACTTAGAAAAAAGCTTAACTGTACAAGCACAGAAATTTACTAAGTCTGCTATAGAGAAGATTGAAGCTGCTGGAGGAAAGGCAGAGGTGATGTAA
- a CDS encoding adenylate kinase — MRLILLGPPGAGKGTQAASIVEKYHIPHISTGDIFRYNIKQGTELGKKAKSYMDQGLLVPDEVVVEIVEDRLKKEDCENGFLLDGFPRTVVQAEALDKALVDMNISLDKVINIQVDKERLIERAVGRRICRECGATFHVQYNPSTKGALCDQCGGELYQRDDDNEETVTRRIEVYLSETTPLVEYYSSQNKLVTIDGDKKINEVFANIVTSLGSDL, encoded by the coding sequence ATGAGATTAATTTTACTTGGTCCCCCGGGAGCGGGAAAAGGAACACAAGCTGCATCAATTGTTGAAAAATATCATATTCCTCATATTTCAACTGGAGATATCTTCAGATACAATATTAAGCAAGGTACGGAGTTAGGGAAAAAAGCTAAAAGCTACATGGATCAAGGACTTTTAGTTCCAGACGAAGTTGTTGTTGAAATTGTAGAAGATAGACTTAAAAAAGAGGATTGTGAGAATGGCTTCCTATTGGATGGTTTCCCAAGAACAGTTGTGCAAGCTGAAGCTTTAGACAAAGCATTAGTAGATATGAATATATCACTGGATAAAGTAATCAATATTCAAGTGGATAAAGAACGTCTAATAGAAAGAGCTGTCGGAAGACGAATCTGTAGAGAATGCGGTGCAACATTCCATGTTCAATACAATCCATCTACAAAGGGAGCGCTATGCGACCAATGTGGTGGCGAGCTTTATCAAAGAGATGACGATAATGAAGAAACAGTAACGAGACGTATTGAAGTTTATCTGTCAGAGACTACGCCTTTAGTAGAATATTACAGTAGCCAAAATAAACTTGTTACTATAGATGGCGATAAAAAAATCAACGAAGTATTTGCAAATATTGTGACCTCTTTAGGGAGCGATTTATAA